From Coffea arabica cultivar ET-39 chromosome 9c, Coffea Arabica ET-39 HiFi, whole genome shotgun sequence, one genomic window encodes:
- the LOC140014100 gene encoding uncharacterized protein: MARTRRRKSYRGSRSFQLRDEDPENLENEEGTAGGSDDDQEPKKTRGPTYMRHIWGRHGTDKRIKEKFDLSVGMEERVKQSVGKKWRSWKHALKKTYFNPNESIESQVLKRPKRILPQQWRNILAKWLSEESKRISATNKKHREKKKMNHSTRKKPFAQVRVEKEKEVGHSLSRADMFTICYTNSNGVPSSYEVGEKMEEIESLKNQLPEGEEDSVGRNDVYAKVMDEERSGRVRTYGLGVTQSDLWGDIPSRLTCFRLVGDKVTIRSMVDSSKICAVGVVRNLDPTVEVGDIPLGSHWCEVHVNVLVENDEELMRPYHNFLKIGVAIAWPINLVIFEEN; this comes from the exons ATGGCGAGAACAAGAAGACGAAAAAGCTATCGAGGATCAAGGAGCTTTCAATTGCGTGATGAAGATcctgaaaatttggaaaatgaggaAGGCACCG CTGGTGGTTCTGATGATGATCAGGAGCCTAAGAAAACTCGGGGACCAACTTATATGAGACACATTTGGGGTAGACATGGTACTGACAAGCGAATTAAA GAAAAATTTGATCTCTCTGTTGGCATGGAAGAACGAGTTAAGCAATCAGTaggaaagaaatggagaagctgGAAACATGCTCTCAAGAAAACTTATTTCAATCCAAATGAGTCAATTGAAAGTCAAGTGCTTAAAAGACCAAAACGAATTCTTCCACAGCAATGGAGAAATATTTTGGCTAAATGGCTTTCCGAAGAGTCAAAG AGAATATCTGCAACAAATAAGAAGCaccgagagaagaaaaagatgaaTCATAGTACAAGGAAAAAGCCATTTGCTCAAGTTCGAGTAGAAAAG GAAAAAGAGGTTGGGCATTCTCTCTCTAGAGCAGATATGTTCACCATATGCTACACTAATTCTAATGGGGTGCCATCTAGTTATGAAGTTGGGGAAAAAATG GAGGAGATAGAAAGCTTAAAAAATCAACTTCCagaaggagaagaagatagTGTGGGTAGGAATGACGTGTATGCAAAAGTAATGGATGAAGAAAGGAGTGGAAGAGTTCGTACATATGGTTTAGGAGTTACACAATCTGATTTGTGGGGCGATATACCAAGTCGTTTAACATGTTTTCGCTTG GTTGGGGATAAAGTTACAATAAGAAGCATGGTTGATTCATCCAAAATTTGTGCTGTTGGAGTGGTTAGAAATTTGGATCCGACTGTTGAAGTTGGTGACATACCTTTGGGATCACATTGGTGTGAAGTTCATGTGAATGTGCTTGTGGAGAATGATGAAGAGCTAATGAGGCCATACCATAATTTTCTCAAGATTGGAGTAGCGATTGCTTGGCCAATAAACCTG
- the LOC113708359 gene encoding uncharacterized protein produces the protein MDKRWMSMSRSSDEYKASLEDFLDFAFTNGSIGEMILCPCVRCGNGVFVTREQAKSHLIWKEFIKGYTQWLAHGELSLNLHHTSSHGSSNEVPPLNPIDDMQGLLQDAVGVLNQNLDVGERLETEQPNIEAEKFCNLINVSKQPLYPDCPQFSKLSFLVRLLHIKRLSKMPDSIFNTLLDLLGQALPEGVNLPNSYYEAKKIMKELGLGYEKYDACPNDCTLYWGKDESKIKCDTCKHLRWEGTKDDPTGEKRKVSHKVLWHFPLKPRLQRLFMSSKTASFMKWHVEGRTKDGRMRHPTDTLVWQSFDYQNPEFAKDPRNVRLGLASDGFNPFKSMNVNHSTWLVVLMPYNLPPWMCMKQPYFMLSLLIPGPYAPGNNIDVYLQPLIAELKELWDVGMTTYNASSKENF, from the coding sequence ATGGATAAAAGATGGATGAGTATGTCACGATCAAGTGATGAGTATAAAGCTAGTTTAGaagattttcttgattttgcatTTACGAATGGAAGTATAGGGGAGATGATTTTATGCCCATGCGTTAGGTGTGGGAATGGGGTATTTGTCACGAGAGAGCAGGCCAAATCACACTTGATATGGAAAGAATTTATTAAGGGATATACTCAATGGTTAGCTCATGGAGAGCTATCTTTGAATTTGCATCATACATCTTCACATGGCTCATCAAATGAAGTTCCACCACTCAATCCCATAGATGATATGCAGGGGTTGTTACAAGATGCAGTAGGAGTTCTAAACCAGAACCTAGATGTGGGAGAAAGATtagaaacagaacagccgaaTATTGAGGCagaaaaattctgcaatttaATAAATGTTTCGAAGCAGCCCCTTTATCCAGATTGCCCGCAATTCTCTAAACTATCTTTTCTGGTCCGCTTGTTACATATTAAACGTCTCAGCAAAATGCCCGATTCTATATTTAATACACTTCTTGATTTGTTGGGGCAAGCGCTCCCAGAAGGTGTAAATCTACCCAATTCTTATTATgaagcaaaaaaaattatgaaagaacTAGGACTTGGATATGAAAAATATGATGCATGTCCTAATGATTGCACATTGTATTGGGGAAAAGATGAATCAAAGATAAAATGTGACACTTGTAAGCATCTACGGTGGGAAGGAACAAAGGATGATCCTACTGGTGAAAAAAGAAAGGTTTCCCACAAGGTTTTGTGGCACTTTCCGCTTAAACCCAGATTGCAGCGTCTGTTCATGTCATCTAAAACAGCCTCTTTCATGAAATGGCATGTCGAGGGTCGTACTAAGGATGGTCGCATGAGACATCCTACAGATACTCTGGTTTGGCAATCATTTGATTACCAAAATCCCGAATTTGCAAAAGATCCTCGTAATGTCAGATTGGGTTTAGCTTCTGATGGGTTTAATCCATTTAAATCTATGAATGTGAACCATAGTACATGGCTGGTAGTACTGATGCCTTATAATTTGCCACCATGGATGTGCATGAAACAGCCATACTTTATGTTGTCACTACTCATTCCTGGCCCGTATGCACCTGGGAATAACATTGATGTTTACCTTCAACCTCTTATAGCTGAGTTGAAGGAATTGTGGGATGTAGGTATGACTACTTATAATGCATCatcaaaggaaaatttttag